In Scatophagus argus isolate fScaArg1 chromosome 14, fScaArg1.pri, whole genome shotgun sequence, the following proteins share a genomic window:
- the crebrf gene encoding CREB3 regulatory factor isoform X2: MRGRPKNLKHTENHQTTTTDQTRSDNLTPPPLGPDRRPRGSPHWSSKLCLAMPQPSVSGMEPPFGDAFQNYSFADQALTSTELLATSSDPDFMYELDRDMTHRQSPCGDSVVGVGDGGKEVEGCVDQLMGLGECETVYSSSAFEQWDSYWEDLTRYTRLTSCDIWGTKEVDFLGLDDFSSPYQDEEVIGRTPTLAQLNSEDSQPVCEALYPPADLTLPAPQPQPQSSQLPCHSKRPMVPGQGSGLGSARPSPSSTSSSCPSRSLLPDFPEGSQKATRPVPSSTETMAKTQNLLSLTQDYSHTQSKPQGRGTKITGPISHGSDFVRKAKVRVSAVHKTQPDKPPQTDFERSDPPLPLSQNQDEKASTSASAALVGLPAAVARGSGSLTSFERRAEGTGRREMPVGWSASVPHLVEASQALEANASGLVSGGDSMAGASGGSGVLVVEGTEKSKEEEHNYSLFLTRSRLAGRAHSQLEEDEEEEEDEEEAEEDEGDGLEFEDEDHDEGFGSEHELSENEEEEEEEEDEDYEADKDDDMSDAFSEPGCDMELMEDIKGVTAGVSNRKRGKRRYFWEYSEQLTPSKQERMLKPSEWDRHTLPSNLYQKNGPLHGKYMLKKSRRTDVEDLTPNPRKLLQIGTELRKLNKVISDLTPVSELPLTARPRSRKEKNKLASRACRLKKKAQYEANKVKLWGLSTEYDRLLFVINAIKEEIVARVEDSSPRPTNMTDTLEHLIQETLVAPPVAGQTSDFVNKILDNTGRGDPTGGLVGLRVPTSKI; the protein is encoded by the exons ACCTGAAGCATACAGAGAACCATCAGACGACAACTACAGACCAGACCAG ATCGGACAACctcacaccaccaccactggGACCGGACAGGAGGCCCAGAGGTTCCCCCCACTGGAGCTCTAAGCTGTGCCTGGCGATGCCTCAG ccCAGCGTCAGTGGGATGGAGCCTCCCTTTGGGGATGCCTTTCAGAACTACTCATTTGCTGACCAGGCCCTGACCAGCACTGAGCTGCTCGCCACCAGCTCTGACCCAGATTTCATGTACGAACTG GACAGAGACATGACCCACCGGCAGAGCCCCTGCGGGGACAGTGTGGTGGGGGTCGGGGACGgagggaaggaggtggaggGCTGTGTGGACCAGCTCATGGGTCTGGGCGAGTGTGAGACGGTCTACAGCAGCTCAGCGTTCGAACAGTGGGACTCCTACTGGGAAGACCTCACCAG ATACACGCGGCTGACCAGCTGTGATATCTGGGGCACCAAAGAGGTGGATTTCCTTGGATTGGATGACTTCTCTAGTCCCTACCAGGATGAGGAAGTGATTGGTCGAACCCCTACGCTGGCTCAGCTCAACAGTGAGGATTCGCAGCCTGTGTGTGAGGCGCTCTACCCCCCTGCTGACCTGACCCTGCCTGCTCCCCAGCCACAGCCTCAGTCGTCCCAGCTTCCCTGTCACAGTAAAAGACCCATGGTCCCTGGCCAGGGATCGGGCCTCGGCTCCGCACGGCCTTCTCCAAGCTCCAcatcctcttcctgtccctccCGCAGCCTTCTCCCAGACTTTCCCGAAGGCTCTCAGAAAGCCACCAGACCTGTTCCCTCCAGCACCGAAACTATGGCCAAGACCCAAAATCTCCTCAGTCTCACCCAAGACTATAGCCACACTCAATCCAAGCCCCAGGGACGAGGAACCAAGATCACGGGCCCAATTTCTCATGGCTCTGACTTTGTGAGAAAGGCCAAAGTTCGCGTGAGTGCGGTGCATAAAACTCAGCCTGACAAGCCTCCCCAGACAGATTTTGAGAGGTCAGatccccctctgcctctctctcagaACCAAGATGAGAAGGCCTCTACTTCGGCGAGCGCTGCCTTGGTgggacttcctgctgctgtagcCAGAGGCTCTGGCAGTCTGACGAGCTTtgagaggagggcagaggggacagggaggagagagatgcCTGTAGGCTGGTCTGCCTCTGTGCCTCACCTTGTCGAGGCGAGTCAGGCCTTGGAGGCCAACGCCTCTGGACTGGTCAGTGGTGGTGACAGCATGGCAGGGGCTAGCGGCGGCAGTGGCGTTCTTGTTGTCGAGGGTACGGAGAAGAGCAAAGAGGAAGAACACAACTACTCTCTGTTCCTGACCCGCAGCAGACTGGCTGGCAGAGCCCACTcccagctggaggaggatgaggaagaggaggaggatgaggaagaggcagaggaagatgaaggcGATGGACTGGAGTTTGAGGACGAAGACCACGATGAAGGTTTTGGCAGTGAGCATGAGCTGTCCgagaatgaggaggaagaagaggaggaggaggatgaagactACGAAGCAGACAAGGACGACGACATGAGTGATGCCTTCTCCGAGCCAG gCTGCGACATGGAGTTGATGGAGGACATTAAAGGCGTGACAGCAGGAGTCTCCAACCGGAAGAGAGGCAAGCGTCGCTACTTCTGGGAGTACAGCGAGCAACTCACCCCCTCCAAACAGGAACGTATGCTGAAGCCTTCTGAGTGGGACAGACACACGCTGCCTAGCAACCTGTATCAGAAGAACGGGCCTCTCcatg GAAAATATATGCTGAAGAAGTCTCGTCGCACCGACGTGGAAGACCTGACTCCCAATCCACGCAAGCTGCTGCAGATCGGAACCGAGCTCCGCAAACTGAACAAGGTGATCAGCGATTTGACCCCAGTGAGCGAGCTTCCACTGACCGCACGACCACGGTCCCGCAAGGAGAAGAACAAGCTGGCATCCAG agcttgTCGTTTAAAAAAGAAGGCCCAGTATGAAGCAAACAAGGTGAAGCTCTGGGGCCTCAGCACAGAGTACG ACCGGCTGCTGTTTGTGATCAACGCCATCAAGGAGGAGATTGTGGCTCGGGTGGAGGACTCTTCTCCGCGTCCAACCAACATGACTGACACTCTGGAACATCTCATCCAGGAGACACTTG TGGCACCACCTGTTGCTGGGCAGACTTCGGACTTCGTCAACAAGATCTTGGACAACACAGGGCGCGGGGATCCAACCGGCGGACTGGTCGGCCTGCGAGTCCCCACCTCCAAAATCTAG
- the crebrf gene encoding CREB3 regulatory factor isoform X1: MFTEREDKESCCASPFRHIVSCCMCEPDINTGNCAFIERLHCELTDLKHTENHQTTTTDQTRSDNLTPPPLGPDRRPRGSPHWSSKLCLAMPQPSVSGMEPPFGDAFQNYSFADQALTSTELLATSSDPDFMYELDRDMTHRQSPCGDSVVGVGDGGKEVEGCVDQLMGLGECETVYSSSAFEQWDSYWEDLTRYTRLTSCDIWGTKEVDFLGLDDFSSPYQDEEVIGRTPTLAQLNSEDSQPVCEALYPPADLTLPAPQPQPQSSQLPCHSKRPMVPGQGSGLGSARPSPSSTSSSCPSRSLLPDFPEGSQKATRPVPSSTETMAKTQNLLSLTQDYSHTQSKPQGRGTKITGPISHGSDFVRKAKVRVSAVHKTQPDKPPQTDFERSDPPLPLSQNQDEKASTSASAALVGLPAAVARGSGSLTSFERRAEGTGRREMPVGWSASVPHLVEASQALEANASGLVSGGDSMAGASGGSGVLVVEGTEKSKEEEHNYSLFLTRSRLAGRAHSQLEEDEEEEEDEEEAEEDEGDGLEFEDEDHDEGFGSEHELSENEEEEEEEEDEDYEADKDDDMSDAFSEPGCDMELMEDIKGVTAGVSNRKRGKRRYFWEYSEQLTPSKQERMLKPSEWDRHTLPSNLYQKNGPLHGKYMLKKSRRTDVEDLTPNPRKLLQIGTELRKLNKVISDLTPVSELPLTARPRSRKEKNKLASRACRLKKKAQYEANKVKLWGLSTEYDRLLFVINAIKEEIVARVEDSSPRPTNMTDTLEHLIQETLVAPPVAGQTSDFVNKILDNTGRGDPTGGLVGLRVPTSKI; the protein is encoded by the exons ATgttcacagagagagaagataaaGAGAGTTGTTGTGCGAGTCCGTTTCGGCACATTGtcagctgctgcatgtgtgaacCTGACATCAACACAGGAAACTGTGCATTTATTGAGAGGCTGCATTGTGAACTCACAG ACCTGAAGCATACAGAGAACCATCAGACGACAACTACAGACCAGACCAG ATCGGACAACctcacaccaccaccactggGACCGGACAGGAGGCCCAGAGGTTCCCCCCACTGGAGCTCTAAGCTGTGCCTGGCGATGCCTCAG ccCAGCGTCAGTGGGATGGAGCCTCCCTTTGGGGATGCCTTTCAGAACTACTCATTTGCTGACCAGGCCCTGACCAGCACTGAGCTGCTCGCCACCAGCTCTGACCCAGATTTCATGTACGAACTG GACAGAGACATGACCCACCGGCAGAGCCCCTGCGGGGACAGTGTGGTGGGGGTCGGGGACGgagggaaggaggtggaggGCTGTGTGGACCAGCTCATGGGTCTGGGCGAGTGTGAGACGGTCTACAGCAGCTCAGCGTTCGAACAGTGGGACTCCTACTGGGAAGACCTCACCAG ATACACGCGGCTGACCAGCTGTGATATCTGGGGCACCAAAGAGGTGGATTTCCTTGGATTGGATGACTTCTCTAGTCCCTACCAGGATGAGGAAGTGATTGGTCGAACCCCTACGCTGGCTCAGCTCAACAGTGAGGATTCGCAGCCTGTGTGTGAGGCGCTCTACCCCCCTGCTGACCTGACCCTGCCTGCTCCCCAGCCACAGCCTCAGTCGTCCCAGCTTCCCTGTCACAGTAAAAGACCCATGGTCCCTGGCCAGGGATCGGGCCTCGGCTCCGCACGGCCTTCTCCAAGCTCCAcatcctcttcctgtccctccCGCAGCCTTCTCCCAGACTTTCCCGAAGGCTCTCAGAAAGCCACCAGACCTGTTCCCTCCAGCACCGAAACTATGGCCAAGACCCAAAATCTCCTCAGTCTCACCCAAGACTATAGCCACACTCAATCCAAGCCCCAGGGACGAGGAACCAAGATCACGGGCCCAATTTCTCATGGCTCTGACTTTGTGAGAAAGGCCAAAGTTCGCGTGAGTGCGGTGCATAAAACTCAGCCTGACAAGCCTCCCCAGACAGATTTTGAGAGGTCAGatccccctctgcctctctctcagaACCAAGATGAGAAGGCCTCTACTTCGGCGAGCGCTGCCTTGGTgggacttcctgctgctgtagcCAGAGGCTCTGGCAGTCTGACGAGCTTtgagaggagggcagaggggacagggaggagagagatgcCTGTAGGCTGGTCTGCCTCTGTGCCTCACCTTGTCGAGGCGAGTCAGGCCTTGGAGGCCAACGCCTCTGGACTGGTCAGTGGTGGTGACAGCATGGCAGGGGCTAGCGGCGGCAGTGGCGTTCTTGTTGTCGAGGGTACGGAGAAGAGCAAAGAGGAAGAACACAACTACTCTCTGTTCCTGACCCGCAGCAGACTGGCTGGCAGAGCCCACTcccagctggaggaggatgaggaagaggaggaggatgaggaagaggcagaggaagatgaaggcGATGGACTGGAGTTTGAGGACGAAGACCACGATGAAGGTTTTGGCAGTGAGCATGAGCTGTCCgagaatgaggaggaagaagaggaggaggaggatgaagactACGAAGCAGACAAGGACGACGACATGAGTGATGCCTTCTCCGAGCCAG gCTGCGACATGGAGTTGATGGAGGACATTAAAGGCGTGACAGCAGGAGTCTCCAACCGGAAGAGAGGCAAGCGTCGCTACTTCTGGGAGTACAGCGAGCAACTCACCCCCTCCAAACAGGAACGTATGCTGAAGCCTTCTGAGTGGGACAGACACACGCTGCCTAGCAACCTGTATCAGAAGAACGGGCCTCTCcatg GAAAATATATGCTGAAGAAGTCTCGTCGCACCGACGTGGAAGACCTGACTCCCAATCCACGCAAGCTGCTGCAGATCGGAACCGAGCTCCGCAAACTGAACAAGGTGATCAGCGATTTGACCCCAGTGAGCGAGCTTCCACTGACCGCACGACCACGGTCCCGCAAGGAGAAGAACAAGCTGGCATCCAG agcttgTCGTTTAAAAAAGAAGGCCCAGTATGAAGCAAACAAGGTGAAGCTCTGGGGCCTCAGCACAGAGTACG ACCGGCTGCTGTTTGTGATCAACGCCATCAAGGAGGAGATTGTGGCTCGGGTGGAGGACTCTTCTCCGCGTCCAACCAACATGACTGACACTCTGGAACATCTCATCCAGGAGACACTTG TGGCACCACCTGTTGCTGGGCAGACTTCGGACTTCGTCAACAAGATCTTGGACAACACAGGGCGCGGGGATCCAACCGGCGGACTGGTCGGCCTGCGAGTCCCCACCTCCAAAATCTAG
- the crebrf gene encoding CREB3 regulatory factor isoform X3 — MPQPSVSGMEPPFGDAFQNYSFADQALTSTELLATSSDPDFMYELDRDMTHRQSPCGDSVVGVGDGGKEVEGCVDQLMGLGECETVYSSSAFEQWDSYWEDLTRYTRLTSCDIWGTKEVDFLGLDDFSSPYQDEEVIGRTPTLAQLNSEDSQPVCEALYPPADLTLPAPQPQPQSSQLPCHSKRPMVPGQGSGLGSARPSPSSTSSSCPSRSLLPDFPEGSQKATRPVPSSTETMAKTQNLLSLTQDYSHTQSKPQGRGTKITGPISHGSDFVRKAKVRVSAVHKTQPDKPPQTDFERSDPPLPLSQNQDEKASTSASAALVGLPAAVARGSGSLTSFERRAEGTGRREMPVGWSASVPHLVEASQALEANASGLVSGGDSMAGASGGSGVLVVEGTEKSKEEEHNYSLFLTRSRLAGRAHSQLEEDEEEEEDEEEAEEDEGDGLEFEDEDHDEGFGSEHELSENEEEEEEEEDEDYEADKDDDMSDAFSEPGCDMELMEDIKGVTAGVSNRKRGKRRYFWEYSEQLTPSKQERMLKPSEWDRHTLPSNLYQKNGPLHGKYMLKKSRRTDVEDLTPNPRKLLQIGTELRKLNKVISDLTPVSELPLTARPRSRKEKNKLASRACRLKKKAQYEANKVKLWGLSTEYDRLLFVINAIKEEIVARVEDSSPRPTNMTDTLEHLIQETLVAPPVAGQTSDFVNKILDNTGRGDPTGGLVGLRVPTSKI; from the exons ATGCCTCAG ccCAGCGTCAGTGGGATGGAGCCTCCCTTTGGGGATGCCTTTCAGAACTACTCATTTGCTGACCAGGCCCTGACCAGCACTGAGCTGCTCGCCACCAGCTCTGACCCAGATTTCATGTACGAACTG GACAGAGACATGACCCACCGGCAGAGCCCCTGCGGGGACAGTGTGGTGGGGGTCGGGGACGgagggaaggaggtggaggGCTGTGTGGACCAGCTCATGGGTCTGGGCGAGTGTGAGACGGTCTACAGCAGCTCAGCGTTCGAACAGTGGGACTCCTACTGGGAAGACCTCACCAG ATACACGCGGCTGACCAGCTGTGATATCTGGGGCACCAAAGAGGTGGATTTCCTTGGATTGGATGACTTCTCTAGTCCCTACCAGGATGAGGAAGTGATTGGTCGAACCCCTACGCTGGCTCAGCTCAACAGTGAGGATTCGCAGCCTGTGTGTGAGGCGCTCTACCCCCCTGCTGACCTGACCCTGCCTGCTCCCCAGCCACAGCCTCAGTCGTCCCAGCTTCCCTGTCACAGTAAAAGACCCATGGTCCCTGGCCAGGGATCGGGCCTCGGCTCCGCACGGCCTTCTCCAAGCTCCAcatcctcttcctgtccctccCGCAGCCTTCTCCCAGACTTTCCCGAAGGCTCTCAGAAAGCCACCAGACCTGTTCCCTCCAGCACCGAAACTATGGCCAAGACCCAAAATCTCCTCAGTCTCACCCAAGACTATAGCCACACTCAATCCAAGCCCCAGGGACGAGGAACCAAGATCACGGGCCCAATTTCTCATGGCTCTGACTTTGTGAGAAAGGCCAAAGTTCGCGTGAGTGCGGTGCATAAAACTCAGCCTGACAAGCCTCCCCAGACAGATTTTGAGAGGTCAGatccccctctgcctctctctcagaACCAAGATGAGAAGGCCTCTACTTCGGCGAGCGCTGCCTTGGTgggacttcctgctgctgtagcCAGAGGCTCTGGCAGTCTGACGAGCTTtgagaggagggcagaggggacagggaggagagagatgcCTGTAGGCTGGTCTGCCTCTGTGCCTCACCTTGTCGAGGCGAGTCAGGCCTTGGAGGCCAACGCCTCTGGACTGGTCAGTGGTGGTGACAGCATGGCAGGGGCTAGCGGCGGCAGTGGCGTTCTTGTTGTCGAGGGTACGGAGAAGAGCAAAGAGGAAGAACACAACTACTCTCTGTTCCTGACCCGCAGCAGACTGGCTGGCAGAGCCCACTcccagctggaggaggatgaggaagaggaggaggatgaggaagaggcagaggaagatgaaggcGATGGACTGGAGTTTGAGGACGAAGACCACGATGAAGGTTTTGGCAGTGAGCATGAGCTGTCCgagaatgaggaggaagaagaggaggaggaggatgaagactACGAAGCAGACAAGGACGACGACATGAGTGATGCCTTCTCCGAGCCAG gCTGCGACATGGAGTTGATGGAGGACATTAAAGGCGTGACAGCAGGAGTCTCCAACCGGAAGAGAGGCAAGCGTCGCTACTTCTGGGAGTACAGCGAGCAACTCACCCCCTCCAAACAGGAACGTATGCTGAAGCCTTCTGAGTGGGACAGACACACGCTGCCTAGCAACCTGTATCAGAAGAACGGGCCTCTCcatg GAAAATATATGCTGAAGAAGTCTCGTCGCACCGACGTGGAAGACCTGACTCCCAATCCACGCAAGCTGCTGCAGATCGGAACCGAGCTCCGCAAACTGAACAAGGTGATCAGCGATTTGACCCCAGTGAGCGAGCTTCCACTGACCGCACGACCACGGTCCCGCAAGGAGAAGAACAAGCTGGCATCCAG agcttgTCGTTTAAAAAAGAAGGCCCAGTATGAAGCAAACAAGGTGAAGCTCTGGGGCCTCAGCACAGAGTACG ACCGGCTGCTGTTTGTGATCAACGCCATCAAGGAGGAGATTGTGGCTCGGGTGGAGGACTCTTCTCCGCGTCCAACCAACATGACTGACACTCTGGAACATCTCATCCAGGAGACACTTG TGGCACCACCTGTTGCTGGGCAGACTTCGGACTTCGTCAACAAGATCTTGGACAACACAGGGCGCGGGGATCCAACCGGCGGACTGGTCGGCCTGCGAGTCCCCACCTCCAAAATCTAG